A region of Vitis riparia cultivar Riparia Gloire de Montpellier isolate 1030 chromosome 12, EGFV_Vit.rip_1.0, whole genome shotgun sequence DNA encodes the following proteins:
- the LOC117926246 gene encoding glutathione S-transferase F9-like, with protein MVVKVYGPDFASAKRVLVCLIEKEVEFETVPIDIIKGQNKDPEFLKLQPFGVVPVIQDGDYTLFESRAIMRYYAEKYKSQGTDLLGKTIEERGVVEQWLEVEAQSYHPAIDNLVIEILFGRKRGIPPDAKVIEENEKKLAKVLDIYEERLSKSKYLAGDFFSLADLSHLPFTKYLADMGKMYLIEERKHVKAWWDDISNRPSWKKVFSSRWPLLE; from the exons ATGGTGGTGAAGGTGTATGGCCCAGATTTTGCTTCTGCAAAGCGCGTGCTTGTTTGCCTCATTGAGAAGGAGGTCGAATTCGAGACTGTCCCCATTGATATCATCAAAGGACAGAATAAGGATCCTGAATTCCTGAAGTTGCAG CCTTTTGGAGTTGTTCCTGTCATTCAAGATGGAGACTATACCTTATTTG AATCTCGTGCAATCATGAGGTACTATGCTGAGAAGTACAAGTCTCAAGGAACTGATTTACTGGGGAAGACAATAGAGGAGAGGGGAGTGGTGGAACAATGGCTGGAGGTTGAAGCACAAAGTTACCACCCAGCAATTGACAATTTAGTCATTGAAATTCTGTTTGGCCGCAAACGGGGTATTCCCCCGGATGCGAAAGTAATCGAAGAGAATGAAAAGAAGCTTGCAAAGGTGTTGGACATCTATGAAGAGAGGCTGTCCAAGAGCAAGTACCTGGCTGGGGATTTCTTTAGCCTTGCTGATCTTAGCCACCTTCCATTCACAAAGTACTTGGCTGATATGGGGAAGATGTATTTGATTGAGGAGAGGAAACACGTGAAGGCATGGTGGGATGATATCAGTAATAGACCATCCTGGAAGAAGGTCTTCAGCTCTAGATGGCCCCTCTTGGAGTGA